In a single window of the Danio aesculapii chromosome 20, fDanAes4.1, whole genome shotgun sequence genome:
- the rad51 gene encoding DNA repair protein RAD51 homolog 1, whose amino-acid sequence MAMRSASRVEVEAEVEEEENFGPQPVSRLEQSGISSSDIKKLEDGGFHTVEAVAYAPKKELLNIKGISEAKADKILTEAAKMVPMGFTTATEFHQRRAEIIQISTGSKELDKLLQGGIETGSITEMFGEFRTGKTQLCHTLAVTCQLPIDQGGGEGKAMYIDTEGTFRPERLLAVAERYGLVGSDVLDNVAYARAFNTDHQTQLLYQASAMMTESRYALLIVDSATALYRTDYSGRGELSARQGHLGRFLRMLLRLADEFGVAVVITNQVVAQVDGAAMFSADPKKPIGGNILAHASTTRLYLRKGRGETRICKIYDSPCLPEAEAMFAINADGVGDAKD is encoded by the exons ATGGCTATGAGGAGCGCATCCCGGGTGGAGGTGGAGGCCGAAGTGGAGGAAGAGGAGAATTTTGGGCCACAACCGGTTTCTCGTCTAGAG CAAAGTGGCATCAGCAGCAGTGATATTAAGAAGCTGGAAGATGGGGGTTTTCATACTGTAGAAGCCGTCGCATACGCTCCCAAGAAAGAACTGCTGAATATTAAAGGAATTAGCGAAGCCAAAGCTGACAAGATCCTG ACAGAAGCTGCTAAAATGGTTCCCATGGGCTTCACCACAGCGACTGAGTTCCACCAGCGCAGAGCTGAAATCATCCAGATCTCCACAGGATCTAAAGAGTTGGATAAACTTCTGCAGG GAGGAATCGAGACAGGATCCATCACGGAGATGTTCGGAGAGTTTCGGACAGGAAAGACGCAGCTTTGTCACACACTAGCCGTCACCTGCCAG CTGCCCATAGATCAGGGTGGAGGTGAAGGAAAAGCCATGTACATTGACACTGAAGGAACTTTCCGTCCAGAGAGACTGCTGGCTGTGGCTGAACG GTATGGTCTGGTGGGCAGTGATGTTCTGGATAACGTGGCCTACGCCAGAGCCTTCAACACTGACCATCAAACACAGCTGCTGTATCAGGCCTCCGCAATGATGACCGAGTCCAG ATACGCTCTGCTGATAGTAGACAGTGCCACCGCTCTCTACAGAACAGATTACTCAGGCAGAGGGGAGCTGTCTGCCCGACAAGGGCATCTGGGACGCTTTCTGCGCATGCTGCTGCGTCTTGCTGATGAG TTTGGTGTGGCTGTCGTCATCACTAACCAGGTTGTAGCACAGGTGGATGGAGCAGCCATGTTTTCAGCAGATCCCAAGAAGCCTATTGGTGGAAATATTCTGGCACATGCATCAACTACACG GTTATACCTGAGGAAAGGCAGAGGTGAGACGAGGATATGTAAGATCTATGACTCTCCGTGTTTACCAGAGGCAGAGGCCATGTTTGCCATTAATGCTGATGGAGTGGGAGATGCTAAAGACTGA